Genomic DNA from Theobroma cacao cultivar B97-61/B2 chromosome 3, Criollo_cocoa_genome_V2, whole genome shotgun sequence:
GATTCTCCATTCGGGCTTCCACTGGTTCCTGACGCTTCAAGGCTTGCACAGTCCGGGTCAAGTCATCAATCATTCTCCGCATCTCTGCCAACTCAGCTTGTTGGGGCTGATTGCCTCTACCTCGATCTCTAGCTCGACCAACCATAATCTCCTAACTCAAATCCTTATAGGATAGTAAGATCGtctgctctgataccacttgatGTAGCCGAAAGGTTTAGGGCAATTAGTACTCAACAATTAGGGTTAGAATAGGGTTGATTGTGTtggaacaataaaaaataattgggttttcaaagaaacctcttgaataaatattcaaaataacaaaagatgataataataatccTATATCTATGATCACCTATTTATAATAGCTAagataaatcctaatcaaatagtaattttaatcctaaataaagacttaaagtattaaaattctaataaagaTAGGAAAAAAGAAtcttaaactaaataaataaaataaaatcctaaactaactaaaatactaaataaattttcatatgcGCCTGCATCACTCCAGCTGACAGAAAGTTACTATAAGTGATAGGACTAATATATAGCACTCAATAACCAAATAAGTTTTAGTTGAGTGATAGGTCATAATATTCAGTTACTGGCCAAGCAATAGTTAATCATTCAAATCATTTTatggccttttttttttaattatttttgctcaaaaattgttttgcaCTTTAATTTTGATGCATTATGCATCTTATAATAGGATGTCTATGTATTGTTAATATTTTGACTTATGCCAACCCGTGTCAAGGCTGAAGTGGCAAAGGGGCTGGAGGGAGGTTGAAGTTGAGAATTCATTTTGCTTTCTAATGTTTTGTAGAGTACTGAAAGAAAGCAGCTTCTTTATTACCTACTGTTTTTAAGATGAATTGTAGCTCTGGTAGGCAAAGTGATGTGGGAAGTGAGAAAGGAAAGGGGAGAAAGGTGTTAGATCTTAGGAAGTTTGTACTTCATTCATTTGCACAAAAAGCTATTAAGAAACACAGATTATTTGAGTGGGCCTTGGATCTTCAATTCTTCATCTTAATTATCACTTTACGTTGCTAAATGCTTTTGCATTAATTTTGGAGCtggatcatatttttctttccttcaggTATGTCTCCGTTGGTGACATAGCTCGTATTGGGAGCCATCCTCCTAATGTTGCTGCTGTTTACCGAAACATTGACAATCTATTTACATTTCCTGTGGGTTATGACCTGGTAAGAAAGATCAAACATGATTACCTTTGATCTTATTACTACCTTTGCATTTTAACGATTGTAAGAGTGAGTTAAAAATATCCTGATTTTTGTCCCAAGTATTTTAATTAGACATTACATCGTCAATGCCAGCGCAGACGAACTACTTTAGTCTCATGAGTTTAAATCGTCAGTTTTTAACCATTTGGAAATGGGAGTTTCTGCAGGTATGGAGGAATTGTCCGGATGACTACACAAATCTGGTCTCAATTTGGTATCCGCGAGCTCCAGAGGGATACACTGCTCCTGGATGTGTTGCTGTAGCAGGTTTTGCAGAGCCAGAAGCCGACTTGGTACGTTGCGTGGCGGAAACACTTGCAGAGGAAACAACGTTCGAGGAGCAGAAGGTTTGGTCTGCACCGGAATCATATCCATGGGGTTGTCATATTTACCAAGTCCAAAGTGATGCTCTTCATTTTGTTGCTCTAAGggaaagtaaagaagaatCCGAGTGGAGCGCCACGAGGGTTCGCGATGATCTCCCGCTTCTGCAATCATCAGAAGCTCAGTGAATTTTGGTATTGTTAGAGACAGAAGGTGAGGTTCTGTTAAGTAAAATGGTTTGAGCTGGCGGATAAACCAAGTGGAAGAACCTGTTTGATGTGTTGTGATTTTATTACTTGTTCTTTTATAGTGAAATAGGGTGCTCCATTCATTCTCTTctgtaaaacaaaattttgtctctctggttaaaaaaaaaaaattacagtgtatacaaaaccaataaaattagtgaatttttgagaaaattttagaGGTGTTTTTTGGGGGGTTTTCCTTGTTTGTTTctaaacaaaatttattttgtcttgtttccttttctctaATTAGCCTTATTCAGGATACTAAAATGGGGCAGGTttaagaataataattttacaacGAAATCAATATATTTCCTTGTTTATATGTAAATTTAAAaggacaaaaagaaaagagaggtgCAATAAATTTTAgactatataaaaaatattatttttctgtcatgttttgtttttttattaatttttgaagaaatgaatttaattttttatctttattttttaaaatattatacaaaattaaaattctattccaaaaaatatgttttgaaaagtttgaaaatcaaaatttataattttattgaaaataatgataaaagttgaatttatttaattaaaaaattaataaaagggACGAAAAGGATTATAATAGTATGAATAGGATAGTTTAGAAATATTGGAAGTGGATGAGAGAGGGGTCCACAAGTTAACTACCAAGACAGTTAGGACCACCCACGTGGCAGGAGGTGTATGGTGGAAGAGCGTCGGCAAACTTAAAGTTTCCATTACCCGCGTCCCGGGTCAGGTCCTTCCCTTCCCATAGTTGATAGTCTTGCACTTTCTAAGATCACATCACTCTCACTGCTCAGTTCTGACGCACTTCACTCTTACAAGTTACATCGAGATATGGAGGGACTGATCAGGGGTTTGATCGACGTTGCGATTGGCGGCGGCGGCGGCGGCGGAGGCCGCGACGAGGAAAATGAGACTCGAGATGAACGCTCCAGATCCAGTTGGGCCCAGGTTAATTTGGAGTTCTTCGCCTCATGTGATTGCTTATATTTGTGTCATTTGCTCTGATCGGGTTTGCTAACATGCGCAGGTGGTGTCAGGGGAGCAAGATAATGATGATTGTCCGCAGGGCCATAATCCTACTCAATGGAGAAGAcaggttttccttttttatttcaatttatttttatttcttcgtCGTTTGGACCTGAAATTGGAGTACATTGAAGTGGCTGTTCGTTCTTGTTAAAGTTgggaattttattgatttttgtaGGAAGAGAGTCAACGGGAGGATGAACGCTGGGAGGTTTCGGGTTCAAGACCTTCCAGGAAACCTCACAAGGTAAATTTCGTGTTTTTCAGGGGTTCAATTCTTCAATTTACTATTTTTAGCATTTTTTTGGTACTCAACTTCACAGCGAAAGACCGTTAATTGGAGGATCTGTTTACTAGGAAACAGACGAAGAAGAGTTTTTACTTCATTCTTTTGAATCAATCACGTTTTTGTGAaactttctttgattttatgtAAGTTGTATACATGAAATTTGCATCTATACACGCACCCATGATTTATAGGTATGGATGTATGAAAGGGTCCTTTCAATTGATTTATGTAAatagattttgtttttgaaagttGTACAAATCTCTAATGCAGGTTGAGTATGGGGGATATGAGAAGGATGAAGCTGGCGAACGTCATGGTTATAACCAAAATGAGTGGAACAGAAAGGTTCGCACTaggtctttttttttctttactaaAATCTATATTGTTAGTGCTCTGAATAATCCTGAAGGATTGTAACTTTGCATACAGGAGCAAGAAAAGGAGAATAATGATGGCTGGGAAACTGTTGGCAGAAAGCCTCAAAGACAACCACACAAGGTTTATTCATACTCTATTTTGTATACGTCATAGTTTAAAATGACACAATGCTAGTGTACTACTCATCTCAGATCACTCTGAGCTTGTTTTTTCTCCTCTATCAGATAAGAGCCTTATTCTCTTTGAATCACTGTTTCTAAAACCTTGTGACTGAAATATTTCCAGGTTCAGATGGATCAGTGGCAAGGATATAAACGACCTCCTAGTGAGCAAGTATACtctgatgagtttgaaactgGTACTAGCATAGAACCTTCAGAAGAAGAACTTGCTGACTTGTCACAAGCTTGCAACAGGCTCTGGCAACTTGATTTAAACCGTTTGGAACCTGGAAAGGATTATCAGATTGACTGTGGTGAAGGGAAAAAGGTTTACCAGAAGGCAGATATGGCAGAAGGAAGTCTGTTTTACTGGCTGAGTGAAGACATATTCAGAAGACCTACATTTTCTCGTTTCTGTTCTCTCTTAGATAATTACAACCCAAATGCTGGGTGTAAGGAAGTTGTTACATCGGAGGAGAAACAAGAGCAGTCTGCTTTCATGGAAGAAATAAGTAGAACTGCACCAATTAAATATCTTCACAAGTACCTCTCTTTGAAGGGCATTGTATCTGAAAACTATCAAGATTTCAAAAGAATGATAACAAAGCTATGGTTTGATCTTTATGGTCGGGGTGGTGCATCTGGTTCCTCTTCTGCTTTCGAACATGTTTTTGTTGGAGAAATCAAGCAACATGGTGAGCAAGAGGTTACTGGCTTCCACAATTGGCTTCAGGTGTGTGTTTGTTACTGAGATATTATACAGTAATTCTTTTTCTCGAACATTTCATTTTACATCTGATggagcaaaaagaaaaaggcaaagaagtttCTTGTTAACTTTTTGAAGTTGTTGGTTGCAATAAAGGAGAAGCATTGGCTGGTTAGATCTGGAagcatttaaatataaattagaGGAATTCATTGTAAACCCTTGTCCCAAGCATACCTTAACACGCTCATTGTTTCTGAAGTTGATCTTTAGGTTGCATGTAAATAGATTTGCATTTctcatgaaaaaaaatgcaaaagtcAGCATTTCGTTCTCAATACGTGTGTATCTCTAATGTGACATTTTATTTTCCAGTTTTACCTTGAAGAAGCAAAAGGGAGAGTTGATTATCAAGGTTATATATTACCGCGAAGACGTGGGGAAACTGTAAGTGTGTTCATCTTTAATGTTGTTCCATCGGCATGCTGAGATTACAGAGAATTTGGAAAAGAAGTTTCAACCCAGACTGTTTTCTGCTTTTTGCACTTCAGCTGCTGCATTTTGgctattttcttagttttggCCATACATGCAATTTTTAGCAAatttaatgaagaaaattgaagttCTAGACCATGCAGATAATGTATTAGGTTGAGCCCGCTGaaaaacatttcatttctCGTAGATGCATGCAATTAACCTTGAAGATTGACTACTCTTTATTGCCTGCATCCACACCCATTTGTgcaattttaatatttctctTCTACCTATGTCTTTTTGCAGCCGGACTCTGAAACTCAGTTGCTCACCATCCAGTTTGAATGGAACGGGATTCTCAAATCTGTGTCAAGTACTTTGGTTGGAGTTAGCCCAGAGTTTGAAATTGCTCTCTATACTCTGTGTTTCTTTATGGGTGGAGAGGATAATTACGTACAGCTGGGTCCATACTCTGTTAACATCAAGTGCTACCGCTTTGGAGATAAAATCGGTTCTGTTTTTCCGATCGCAGAATGTTGATTTACTGCTCTCTGTAGAGCTTTGGGTCATGCCAGTCATGCAGTGTGTATGACTCTTGCCTAGAAGCTAGAAAAAGACCAAGACCTATGTTAATGTAACTGTATAACATAATTATTATATCATAATGGATGTTGTTTCAGGGATTATATACTCGCTTATTTGATAAATAAGATCTATGTAAACTTACATACAATTTAATACTCGTTCTCTTGGCCATAATATTATGATAATTCAAATTCTGCTTCTGGTTCTGAACTTCTGTGCTTCCATTTTTTGTGCTTTGGTCATTCTTTTACAGAATAAATATCGAACGATATGAAGTTGGAGCTTGGTCTTGCCAGTCACCTACCCCGTAGAAAGTGGTCCAGCCATGGGCTTGAGGTTCGAACCCCAAGCTTCTACAAATGCTTCTTGAACAATAATTTTGCAAGCAATtgaaatatattcatacgAATTACAGGGAGATGATAAGCAGTAAGTCATATGAGATCTGCCATCTGCCCACACAAAAATCCGAAAAAGTAGTAACGTAAGCAGTAACCTGTATATTAGTACACTTGAGAGTAACGTTTTGATACAGGCAATAACCGAACAAAGCCATTTAGTCTAGTAAATTCATTGTCAAGTGTCGACATAATTTCCTTCACGATTCATGAATTAAAAAGATTTGCGTAATTCATGCACCAAGCAAACAAAAAGCTAAGGGATTTTTTGTTGGGACACTCTCATTGTAAGTTTTGTCATTGCACTTCCTGCCTTATcttcttcttgcttctttattcaaatttgagTAGCTGCAGATTGCTTAGAGAAGATTCAGGGTACAGAAAACTTACGAGTTTTTGTTCAAGTGTGGGGAAATTTACTTGTGAAAATGACAGGTACATAGAACTTCGGATAAGGATTCTGTATTACCATTTTGAGCGCCCTCTATCTATGGAGAAGGCAAAGTGTCGTAAGCAGCCACTGTCATGTTAGACTGTTAGTCCAAAATATCTTTTTGAAGCTTCTTCAGATATTTCTGGAGGAAGTGTTGCCCCCCTTTTTTCAGAGCTATTGGCTGTGTTCGGAATcttaaattttggaaaatagcCATTAAATCAAGTAAGAAGACAAGTATGAAAACCCAAATATCTTTTATGGCTGGCTCAGTTGAATTTGGTATTACGTTGAGAACCCAAAACTTCAATGGGAGTATCTGTTACGACGGCAACTCTCTTCTTATCTTAATACGTTACTAGGTGAATTGTGTGCTTATCACATTTCACAGAAAACTTATCCACCCATTTTCTATTCACATCGTGGTAGCCAATGGTAGCCAGAGCAAGGTATGGTTCATAGTTCATCACACAAGCTTGGGTCGAGTTTGTATTGATTCTGTTCTGCCGGGTATGGATAGGCACACACAAACTCTAACAATTAACACAAATTAATGCAAATTTAAACTTgtttatgtaatttaatcatcgtcatcatcatcatcttcttcttcactttCTGAAATAATTGACCTCTGAGGCATTTCAAGATAGCTTGCTCATTGTCTTTTTCATATCCCTTTCAAAACGAATCTctacagaaaagaaaaaagatttagGTAGTCTACTTTTGTTGCTTTTATAACCCAGATTTACAGcaaaaatttgacaaaattgaTCAATCAAACGTAAGGTCATACACCTAACTCGTGTTTATACTATTTATCTTTGAAAAGAAATCTTTctttcacacacacacacggaatctcttctttttcaaCACATGCTCAAGATAACAGTTCACTGCTTGCATGGCGACGGAAATGAAAGGGGCTGTGagggaattttttttctcttttttttgggTGTGTGTGTGGGGGGGTTGAAATGGATACGTTTCAGCAATGGAGAACCACAAGCAATTGTTTAAAggtaaaaagaaatagaaaatatgtgGGGGGACCTAGTTTACATTGGTTGTGACAGTAGAGGACAATGACTGCTTCAATTCGAAAGTGTGGAAGCTGTAGGCAAATGGGGTATAGGAAGATGATCAAATTTTCCTCACGAAAAcgaaactagattctccttgGGACGGAGTTATATCTACCAATGTTTGCGAGTGTTTGATGGAGAGAGAAGGACTAATATCCACCAACAGAAATTGATCATTCTTCTCTTCCAATATGTTGATTCGATTTGCCAGAGAGATCGGAAGGAGGGattgttttgtttgtttgtgtgCATGCTTCCCCTTtccaacaagaaagaaaaatttcatTGCCAGGCTTGGACGGTCTAGAGGAGCAGAGAGCTACCCCggatcaaaaattaaaaaaaaaaaaaaatcattttattgcttttaatcGTTTTCTATAAACCCAAATTTCACCATCAGGGAGAAAAGGAAGCTGCCTGCCTGAATTAATTTGTCAAATAATAGACAAAACCCACCGCCATTTAGCTAACCTAACAGCTTCAAAGGCTGCTCTTCGTACCCAAAGGCTATGATCTTATTTTCACATTGTCACTAATCACTATCAGCATCATTTGAGGTGCCCTTTCCTGAAACCAATATGTCCGATGAGGAAAGAATTATAATATTCAAGCAGAAAATAATTTACActgcttaattaattattcaaaactATAATGAAAAAGGACAGGAAAATGTTTGTGTTGGAAAGAGCACAGCCCTTGATAAATGCATGCACAGGGTAATTAGTGTGATGTCTTCCAGGCATACCAGTTTGATGCTCTTTGGTAATTTCTTGGTTATAGACAAGGAAGAACATGGCCCAGTGCTTCATAATTCTTGTGGCTACCTCGAAAAACCCTTCTCTTCTTTCCATTTTCAGGAGCATTTTCTGTTCCCCACTTTGATTATTGTTTCCCGAGAGAAACTTGAACAGATAAGATCTCTAATTTTGCTCCACAAAAACATGTAACGGTGAGCATGAGAAGTGAGAGGTGATTGGCTTGCCAACAGCTAAGCTCACTAGTCCTCACCTGAATAAAGACCAAACCATCCATGTCATGGGGTACAACAGATTCGGAATTATATTTTCCACTGAGCAAGGACAGGTTGGCTCAATTCTCCCtatcaaatttgaatatttcttcttttgccCTTCTTAGGCAAATCAACTCTTCATGCACATGCACTCACATGGATGCTATACAATAATAGGATcaactcaaaattttcttaatttgtttaaGATAACATATGCTAAGCTTTTGCCTTGgactattaaaaatttatataacaatttttttatcgaataaaaaaaaagaacaattggaactttatttattatattttttataaaagataatgtattaattattaaattaattactcGACTGTATctaaaaaacatttaatcatttttttaattaaaaaaaacgtAAGAGTGTACCAAGTTACCTTAAACTAGGATTTACATAGAGCTATACCCTCAGAAAGATTTTCCTTGTGTATTACTTGCAAAGGCATCTGTCATATGCTTTTCAGTTTTCCACACTGACGGTGGGAACAGGAAAATCGCAGATGGCTAAGCCTACGCATGAATGACGTGGAGGAGTTTTGAGCCTATCAGCACGAAGTAGACGGTGTTTGGTCAGGTAAACGATTAAGTATATTAGCATGCATAATCATATGGTAAATGAGTGGAGCAGTTCCAACTTTAGATAGATCAATGCATACGGAAAGAGAAGTCCAACAGAGAATGAAGCATAGACTTAATTACAGCCACATGCTCTCGCAATTGAAAACAGACTCCAATTTTCTTATCCTAAACCGACCGACgccaaacaagaaaaaaaaaacttgaaatcCTGAGAGAACCTTGTCAGCCACAGAAATTCATTGTGCAGAACAGAACATAAACCAAAGATGGGGCTAACTCTCTGTAGAGTTTGCTGAATCATGTCAAAGTAGTACCACCATGGGTTATCATATAACCCAGAAAATATTAGCCAAATTTCAGTAAGCTTACTTTCACCTGCAGCAGCTACCACCAGGAACAGGTCATGAGCAAATTTATTCTCATAGTGAGTGTGATATTATGATGTTGCATGACCATATATATTTTGAGGTGAAGATAGTATATAGAAAATTCACTTCACTGTATGAATTACAACTTCTTTTTTGACAATGACTTCTGCAATTAACATGTCAGTTAGTACAAAATATCTCTTGTGAAGATATTTCACTCTGTGAGTATGGCAAATGACTGGTGCTTTTACATTTTCAATGGCAACCTCTTTTATCCTTATAACAACTTGTTTGCAAGAAAGTACAAACCAAAATGTATACATTCCCAAGCTGCAAAAGAAATGGTTGGTGAGCAAAAACATACCCATATAGTCAAGAACCAACACTATAGGAGATTCTCCCATTTCAAAAGTGATTATTGGTGACCGTTAAAGCTGAATACCTTTTGGATCTTAGTGTTTGTTAAAAATGGACAAGAAATAACCGCGTTTGGATGACACAACCTTGAAAAGTTGAGCTGACTAGTTTGGATCTTTTgcactttttctcttttaaagCAGAGCCCACCAACGTTGTCTCCTTCAAAACGTTTATCCCAAAGCttctttttataaatgaaTGCAAACCATTTCACTTCTTCCCACATCCTTCGTTCCCTCCCCTCTTCATTTCCCAAACCAGCAAACAGAAACATGACCTTAACGTTACGCTCTTCTACTTCTTTCTTTAATctaaaagaaaccaaaagcTTAACCAAAACTCCTGATGACTTCTTAGGCACCATTTGCTTTGCTCAAACGAAGCCTTCATGCCGTCTCCGAGCAAAGAATTCCATGTCGATGCAGGATGCACAGCTCTCATCGCATGGGAAAGTCTCAATCGGGGAAGGGAGGAATAGTGAGAATAGGGAGAAATTACATGGTCTAACAATTTCTCATAATGAGAATGACTCTAGGGTGCCTGTTTTTGTGATGTTGCCACTTGACACAATCACCCTAGGAGGTAACTTGAATAAGCAACGGGCGATGAATGCCAGTTTGATGGCGTTAAAGAGCGCAGGCGTGGAAGGAGTCATGGTGGATGCTTGGTGGGGTTTGGTGGAGAAAGATGGACCTTTAAAGTACAACTGGGAAGGGTATGCTGAGCTTGTGCAAATGGTCGAAAAGCATGGTCTAAAGCTCCAAGTGGTTATGTCTTTTCATCAGTGCGGAGGGAATGTTGGAGACTCTTGCAGGTATTGCTTTCACGTCttcatatttatttcttcTACTGGCAAAGAATATGCATTATTTCAATTCTCATTATGCAATATGGTTTTAGTAACATAAACCCAAGTTTTTCTCCTCAAATGTTGTAGCATTCCGCTACCTCCATGGGTGCTAGAAGAAATCAGCAAGAACCCGGACCTTGTCTACACTGAGAGGTCAGGGCGGAGGAACCCTGAATACATTTCCTTGGGCTGTGACTCGATCCCTGTTCTCAGGGGAAGAACACCTATTCAGGCTTACACAGATTACATGAGGAGCTTCCGCGAGAGGTTCAGAGATTACTTGGGTCGAGTTATTGTGGTAAGCATCTATAAAACTCAAAGGCAACTTTCGGATGTTAAAACACAGAACgggaatttaattaaatggtGTCAAATACACtatctttaaattaaaagGTTTTATTCGTTATTGTGCAAAAGCAGTGCAGGGGTAAACCTCGACAAAATAATACAAAGAAATTTAGAGAATATCAGCAAAGAAACGAGAAATtgttaacttttaaaattttaaaatcagatGAGAGTTTATGTCTATTTCCAATAGATTTGAATGTCTGTTTCAACAGATATTTATgtgataatta
This window encodes:
- the LOC18606124 gene encoding poly(U)-specific endoribonuclease-B, yielding MEGLIRGLIDVAIGGGGGGGGRDEENETRDERSRSSWAQVVSGEQDNDDCPQGHNPTQWRRQEESQREDERWEVSGSRPSRKPHKVEYGGYEKDEAGERHGYNQNEWNRKEQEKENNDGWETVGRKPQRQPHKVQMDQWQGYKRPPSEQVYSDEFETGTSIEPSEEELADLSQACNRLWQLDLNRLEPGKDYQIDCGEGKKVYQKADMAEGSLFYWLSEDIFRRPTFSRFCSLLDNYNPNAGCKEVVTSEEKQEQSAFMEEISRTAPIKYLHKYLSLKGIVSENYQDFKRMITKLWFDLYGRGGASGSSSAFEHVFVGEIKQHGEQEVTGFHNWLQFYLEEAKGRVDYQGYILPRRRGETPDSETQLLTIQFEWNGILKSVSSTLVGVSPEFEIALYTLCFFMGGEDNYVQLGPYSVNIKCYRFGDKIGSVFPIAEC